In a single window of the Streptomyces cinnabarinus genome:
- a CDS encoding oxidoreductase: MSAEYATFGLAPAIRAGGVLANGDYQVHRDFVDFIVDGRPLLFQLSDLDAVSPLASDVPPAIFTAQVQSLLLEADAPLPDGRYVIYGCPECESLACGAVTAAISADGSDFIWRDFAWQTDEHVDLELNGYHGIGPFRFQGAEYRAALASLLGEAPAALRRRVLLIGARVALLAKLAAALRTIGIGADITRDAEGVPADELKAYGAVAFGRAVTEEERAAVRAAFDRAGVEVAYVHGFAPIVPLLVAQIEHALDRSPVQQRRLTRLVAADGEAGVEVTSPCRVRLTAYRLDRLYRTHAHEIFDGVLEAGRHRIALDAKAVKGEAFVVARTSGSVLVEAMAR, encoded by the coding sequence ATGTCTGCCGAGTACGCGACCTTCGGCCTGGCGCCGGCCATACGCGCCGGTGGCGTCCTCGCCAACGGTGACTACCAAGTGCACCGGGACTTCGTCGACTTCATCGTCGACGGCCGCCCGCTGCTGTTCCAGCTCTCCGACCTCGACGCCGTCTCCCCACTGGCCTCCGACGTCCCACCCGCGATCTTTACCGCCCAGGTCCAGAGCCTGCTGCTGGAGGCGGACGCCCCGCTTCCGGACGGGCGTTATGTCATCTACGGCTGTCCCGAGTGCGAGAGCCTGGCCTGCGGCGCGGTCACCGCGGCGATCTCGGCGGACGGGTCCGACTTCATCTGGCGGGACTTCGCCTGGCAGACCGATGAGCACGTCGATCTGGAGCTCAACGGCTACCACGGCATAGGGCCCTTCCGCTTCCAGGGCGCCGAGTACCGGGCGGCGCTGGCCTCCCTCCTCGGCGAGGCACCGGCCGCTCTCCGCCGCCGGGTCCTGCTGATCGGCGCCCGGGTGGCCCTGCTGGCCAAGCTCGCCGCCGCCCTGCGCACGATCGGCATCGGCGCCGACATCACCCGCGACGCGGAGGGCGTCCCCGCCGATGAACTGAAGGCTTACGGCGCCGTCGCCTTCGGCCGCGCGGTCACCGAGGAGGAACGTGCCGCCGTGCGCGCCGCCTTCGACCGGGCCGGGGTCGAGGTGGCCTACGTCCACGGCTTCGCCCCGATCGTCCCGCTGCTGGTCGCCCAGATAGAGCACGCCCTGGACCGCAGCCCGGTACAGCAGCGCCGGCTGACCCGTCTTGTCGCGGCGGACGGGGAAGCGGGTGTGGAGGTGACGTCCCCGTGCCGGGTGCGGCTGACGGCGTACCGGCTGGACCGCTTGTACCGCACGCACGCGCACGAGATCTTCGACGGGGTCCTGGAGGCGGGGCGGCACCGTATTGCTCTGGACGCGAAGGCGGTGAAGGGGGAGGCGTTCGTGGTGGCGCGGACTTCCGGGAGCGTGCTCGTGGAGGCAATGGCGCGGTGA
- a CDS encoding FAD-dependent oxidoreductase, which produces MEIGRNDEVIVVGGGVIGLTTALVLAERGHRVRVWTRDPVERTTSAVAGALWWPYKIEPLALAREWALRSLEVYAELAGDPDATGVRMIEGVLGEGELDGADAWAVGRVPGLRGTTDAEYGGAGLWARLPLIDMPTHLPWLRERFRSAGGAIETRTVSSLTEAEAPVVVNCTGLGARELVPDPALRPVRGQLVVVENPGIDTWLTSSDAAGEMAYFFPQPGRLLLGGTADDGAWSLEPDPKVAEAIVRRCAGLRPEIAGARVLAHRVGLRPVRDAVRLEREPLPDGRVLVHNYGHGGAGVTVAWGCAEEAAALASG; this is translated from the coding sequence GTGGAGATCGGGCGGAACGACGAAGTCATCGTGGTCGGCGGCGGGGTCATCGGCCTGACCACGGCACTGGTCCTGGCCGAGCGGGGCCATCGGGTGAGGGTGTGGACCCGGGACCCGGTGGAGCGGACCACCTCGGCCGTCGCGGGCGCGCTCTGGTGGCCGTACAAGATCGAACCGCTCGCCCTGGCCCGGGAGTGGGCGCTGCGGTCGCTGGAGGTGTACGCGGAGCTGGCGGGCGACCCCGACGCCACCGGCGTACGCATGATCGAGGGGGTACTGGGCGAAGGGGAGCTGGACGGGGCGGACGCCTGGGCGGTCGGCCGGGTGCCGGGGCTGCGGGGGACGACGGACGCCGAGTACGGCGGGGCGGGGCTGTGGGCCCGGCTGCCGCTCATCGACATGCCGACCCATCTGCCGTGGCTGAGGGAACGGTTCCGCAGTGCGGGCGGCGCGATCGAGACCCGTACCGTCTCCTCGCTCACCGAGGCCGAGGCGCCGGTCGTGGTCAACTGCACCGGCCTCGGCGCCCGTGAGCTGGTGCCGGACCCCGCGCTGCGGCCCGTGCGGGGGCAGCTGGTGGTCGTGGAGAACCCGGGCATCGACACCTGGCTCACCTCCAGTGACGCCGCCGGGGAGATGGCGTACTTCTTTCCGCAGCCGGGGCGGCTGCTGCTGGGCGGCACCGCGGACGACGGCGCCTGGTCGCTGGAGCCGGATCCCAAGGTGGCCGAGGCGATCGTGCGGCGCTGTGCCGGGCTGCGGCCGGAGATCGCCGGGGCGCGGGTCCTGGCGCACCGGGTGGGGCTGCGGCCGGTGCGGGACGCGGTCCGGCTGGAGCGCGAACCCCTGCCGGACGGACGGGTCCTGGTGCACAACTACGGCCATGGCGGCGCCGGGGTGACGGTGGCCTGGGGATGCGCCGAGGAGGCGGCCGCC